Proteins encoded together in one Bacillota bacterium window:
- a CDS encoding DUF853 family protein, whose translation MLFKRLAGHRSGGTINWAVFVKAGVPIGVVMGLIIEMIKASRPEWMKDRHDKPGKTISGKKAAEMMERLVHPPDGTALGISTDGKPVCVTDVELNGHCLVLGATGAGKTTTLMNFVESAALRGIPLIVVDGKGEMEFMERVRNIAKRCGRRFYGFSMVADCDSLHYNPLKRGNYSELKDKLISITEWTEPHYKLMAERYLQSSIRMLQMSGVRIDLSNIADLLDPGDIVLTARTLAKDGMIDEYELKRFAGMVDESKRDISGLVNRLAVFAESEIGYLLKDTDEDEDTTIDLVSAIDSDGVVFFSLDSLRFPKYSRLLGRLIVIDLKTTAARMFGRGKKVFSIFDEFGVFAGSQVTDYINKSRGAGFHVILSTQELADLRAGGEEELMEQVLGNTNIKIIHRQDVPASAELLSSLIGTREDMSITRQINEAGATGMGTISEQRSFIVHPDEIKRLGVGEVFMLKKFPEFEIRRVTVRRVWNIYLEHIKDDITLE comes from the coding sequence GATAAAGGCATCCCGGCCGGAATGGATGAAAGATAGGCACGATAAACCGGGAAAAACAATCTCAGGGAAAAAGGCCGCGGAGATGATGGAGAGGCTGGTTCATCCCCCGGACGGTACGGCGCTGGGGATAAGCACGGACGGGAAGCCTGTATGCGTTACGGACGTGGAGCTTAACGGTCATTGCCTTGTTCTGGGGGCCACCGGAGCCGGTAAAACCACTACGCTCATGAATTTTGTGGAGAGCGCGGCGCTTAGGGGCATACCCCTTATTGTGGTGGACGGTAAGGGAGAAATGGAGTTTATGGAACGGGTAAGGAATATAGCGAAGAGGTGCGGCAGGAGGTTTTACGGGTTCTCCATGGTCGCCGATTGCGACTCTCTGCATTACAACCCTTTGAAGAGGGGGAACTACTCGGAGCTGAAAGACAAGCTGATATCAATAACCGAGTGGACCGAGCCGCATTATAAGCTGATGGCGGAGAGGTACCTTCAGTCATCCATACGGATGCTTCAGATGTCCGGGGTGAGAATTGACCTGAGCAATATCGCCGATTTGCTGGACCCGGGTGATATCGTACTTACAGCAAGGACGCTGGCTAAGGACGGAATGATCGATGAGTACGAACTTAAACGGTTTGCGGGCATGGTGGACGAGTCGAAGAGGGATATAAGCGGGTTGGTGAACAGACTTGCGGTTTTTGCCGAGAGCGAGATAGGATATCTTTTAAAGGATACGGATGAGGATGAAGATACAACCATTGACCTGGTATCAGCCATAGACAGCGATGGAGTTGTCTTTTTCAGTCTGGACAGTCTCAGGTTCCCGAAGTATTCGCGGCTGCTGGGCAGGCTGATTGTGATAGATTTGAAGACGACGGCGGCCAGGATGTTCGGGAGAGGAAAGAAGGTGTTCAGTATATTCGACGAGTTCGGGGTGTTTGCCGGGTCCCAGGTGACCGATTATATTAACAAGTCGAGGGGTGCGGGGTTTCATGTCATATTGAGCACCCAGGAGCTTGCAGACCTGAGAGCGGGCGGTGAAGAAGAGCTGATGGAGCAGGTGCTGGGAAATACCAACATCAAGATAATTCACCGGCAGGACGTGCCGGCATCGGCGGAGTTGCTGTCGTCGTTGATAGGCACTAGGGAAGATATGTCCATTACCAGGCAGATTAATGAAGCGGGGGCTACCGGTATGGGCACTATAAGCGAGCAAAGGAGTTTTATCGTACACCCGGATGAGATAAAGAGGCTGGGAGTAGGGGAAGTATTTATGTTGAAAAAGTTTCCAGAATTTGAGATAAGGCGAGTAACAGTTAGAAGAGTATGGAATATATATTTGGAGCATATAAAAGATGATATTACGCTGGAATAA